From the Gammaproteobacteria bacterium genome, the window CGCTCGGGCTCGGGATGGTCCTCGTACCCGGTGCGGGAATGGACGATCTGGTGGTTGTGCACGAACTGCATGTCGCCGGGCCGGAGTTCCATGTCGAGGCGGATGTCCTGGCGGGCCGCCAGGTCTTCGAACAGGTCCATGGCCTCGGTCTGCGCGCGTGACACCGGCGGCACCCCCTCGTGGCGTTGGGCGCCATCGAAGAAATCGCGGGCGTAATACGTCGTAATACAGCCGGCGTGATGGTTGAAGACGGGCATCCGGTACCAGGGGCCCTTGCCTTTGGGGATTTCGCCCTTGCGGTCGATATGGATCGGGCGCGAAAGCAGCTCAGCCAGGTCGGGCCGCCGTCGGCGCATTTCGCTGTAGATGGTGGCGGAACTGGAGATGCTGCTCAGCCCGCCCTCCTTCGCCGGGCGCACGCAGAAGAGCCCGACGAGGTCGCAGGAGTCGGTGTGGAAGCGATGGCGCGCGCGCGTCGCGTAGAGGCGGTGCTCGGGGTTGTGGGGGTCGTGGCCGATGTCCTTCACATGGCCGAGCAGATGCCCCTTGGCATTCTGGGAGATGGCTTCCCCGAGGTGCGTGCCGATCCCCCAGAAGGCGGTCGCCATCTGCCGCATCGACCGGCCCTTCACCGGCAGGCCCCGCATGAGCACGAACCCGCGCCCGCGCAGCAGCTCCTCGCGGATGCGCGCAAGTTCGGGCGCCAGGCCCGGCAGGAGGAAGTCGTCCCGCGTGATGCCGGCGATGTCGAGGCCCTTGCGCTCCACTCTCCCCACGGCGAGGTGGATCTCGCGGATCTCTCCCTCCGTGAGGTGGCGGATCCAACTCCCGGATCCGCTCATCTCGGATCCATACCAGACGTCGGAGCCTCGCACCCCGGCAGCGGGCCTGCCGTGGGATGATGCCGTCGGATCTGTCATCTGTGTAATCTCGTGCGCAAAAACCAAAGGTGGATTACATACCGCGGACGGAACCGGGAACCGGACCCCTCAGTCCGCCGGCGAGCCCTCCAGCAGCCCCTCCAGCGGCAGCTCGCGCGCACCGTTCTCGTCGCATACGGCGTACGTGACTTGGCCGGATGCGTACATCGACACGCCCGCGTACTCCGCCCTTTTGTTGAGCGCGAAGAAGCGCACGTTGAAGTTGGGCTCGCCGCGCGAGTTGAGGAGACGCTCCTCCACGGTGTTCGCGCGAATCCGTTCGAGCGCCGCCATCCTCGCGTCCAGCGGATGCATGCCGTCCCTCATCCTCTCGACGATGAGGAAGGAGCACAGGTTGAACAGGTTGGCCTCGCCCCGGCCGGTCGAGCCCGCGGCGCCGATGTCGCCGTCCACGTAGAGCCCGGCGCCCAGGATGGGAGAGTCGCCCGCGCGTCCGGGAATCTTCCAGGACAGCCCGCTGGTGGTGGTCACCCCGCAGATGTCCCCGCCCGGCCCGATGCCGTCGCAGTTGATGGTGCCCCAGAAGCTGTTTTCGTCGATGAGGCCCTCGCGCACCATGTCCAGACCGGCTTGGTAGCCCGCGTAGTGGTGGTCCCGCAGGGCAGCCCGGGCGCGTGCGAGTTCCTCCGGGCCGGCTGCGCCTGCCGCTGCCTCACGGCTTCCCGCACCAGCGCCATTCATCGCGCCGGCGTCGAGACCGGCTCCGCTGCCCGTACCGCCCGGGCGCCCCCTGCGCGGATCGGGGAAGTGGCCGGGGTCGATGCGCCGCTTCCATTCCAGCCACAGCTCGCGGGAGCGGTCGGTGTTGAGGTCGTCCTCGATCTCGAAGCCCATCATGCGGGCGAATTCCTGCGCGCCCGCGCCCACCAGCAGGTGGTGGTCGGTGTATTCCATGACCGCCTTGGCCACCAGCGAGGGGGTGCGCACGCCTTCGAGCCCCGCCACGCCTCCGGCCTGCTTCTTCGGCCCGTGCATGCAGCAGGCGTCCAGTTGCACCACCCCGTTCGCGTTGGGGAGGCCGCCGTAGCCGATCCCGGTTTCGGTGGGGTCGAGTTCGGGGATGTTCACCCCCGCGACCAGGGCGTCCAGCACGTCTGCGCCCTCGACGATCATCCGGAACGCCCGTTCCACCGCGCTCTCCGGACCGCCGTTGGTGAAGCGGATGCCGCTGGTGTCGGAGATCACCACCGGGGAGACCGACTGGGGGGTGTACACCGTGGGCGCCCCATCCAGGGTGCTCGGTCCAGCGCCGTCCAGGGTGCGCGGCACGGCGCCGGCCACGCCCGCGGCGGCGGCGGTCTTGACGAAGTCGCGACGTTTCATCTTCAGGAATCCGGCGAAGGGTTCGACGGGCCGGCCACGGGCACGTTCGCGCCCGCAGCCGGCGAACTGCGAAAGTATGGACAGGCCCTCTCGGGCCAAGCAAGTTTCAGCACATGAAGATCAGCGAGAAAGCGGTTCGCAAGGCGTTGCGCACGGTGAAGGATCCCGAG encodes:
- a CDS encoding TauD/TfdA family dioxygenase, whose protein sequence is MSGSGSWIRHLTEGEIREIHLAVGRVERKGLDIAGITRDDFLLPGLAPELARIREELLRGRGFVLMRGLPVKGRSMRQMATAFWGIGTHLGEAISQNAKGHLLGHVKDIGHDPHNPEHRLYATRARHRFHTDSCDLVGLFCVRPAKEGGLSSISSSATIYSEMRRRRPDLAELLSRPIHIDRKGEIPKGKGPWYRMPVFNHHAGCITTYYARDFFDGAQRHEGVPPVSRAQTEAMDLFEDLAARQDIRLDMELRPGDMQFVHNHQIVHSRTGYEDHPEPERRRHLLRLWLSASDGRELPPAYAERYGNIALGTKRGGIMVPGTKPYAPLEAEG
- a CDS encoding N(4)-(beta-N-acetylglucosaminyl)-L-asparaginase, with protein sequence MKRRDFVKTAAAAGVAGAVPRTLDGAGPSTLDGAPTVYTPQSVSPVVISDTSGIRFTNGGPESAVERAFRMIVEGADVLDALVAGVNIPELDPTETGIGYGGLPNANGVVQLDACCMHGPKKQAGGVAGLEGVRTPSLVAKAVMEYTDHHLLVGAGAQEFARMMGFEIEDDLNTDRSRELWLEWKRRIDPGHFPDPRRGRPGGTGSGAGLDAGAMNGAGAGSREAAAGAAGPEELARARAALRDHHYAGYQAGLDMVREGLIDENSFWGTINCDGIGPGGDICGVTTTSGLSWKIPGRAGDSPILGAGLYVDGDIGAAGSTGRGEANLFNLCSFLIVERMRDGMHPLDARMAALERIRANTVEERLLNSRGEPNFNVRFFALNKRAEYAGVSMYASGQVTYAVCDENGARELPLEGLLEGSPAD